A region of the Lycium barbarum isolate Lr01 chromosome 1, ASM1917538v2, whole genome shotgun sequence genome:
AGATGATCCATCATACTCAAGTGTGTTGCACACTACTTTCTTGATCAACGTGGCAACAACTCTTTTTGACAAATATATTCTCCTTAATCAGATCATACAAAATACAAGTTATCTAGGGAGGAGGTCATAAATTAAGATTACTTACTTTCTTGAAGATATTTAAGAAACATGGAAATTTTGACATTAATTAAGAGTGATGATTTAAAACATCCAACAGTAAGAAGATTATCGTAAGTAATACGGTAAGATAGTATAAGACAACTACAATAAGTTGCACTGTCATATGTACATCATTTATAGCACATATTTACAGAAAAAGTATTTTTTAGTAGCAATCATGCATGTTGTAGTTGTGGACGCCATGGTTGACAAAATACCTGTAGAAATTTGTTGTTAAAATTAGTGCAAGTTTTGAAGTGATGGATGTAGAGAGTGTAGTAGTGCAGTTCAGCTAGCTATGTCATGTACCTTTTTAAAGTATGGGGCGTCACATATGGTTGATGTAGCTTTTCAAAAAGGCAGTCTTACGGCAAACAGATAGTAGTTTGACAGTGCATTGGCAAAAAGATGTGCTCCAAAAATTTGTTGGCAAAACCTGACAACAAAATGATGCTAGCTTTGGTTAGGAATGTAGATGTTGAAAGTAAATGAAAAAATCAAAGGGTTGTATTAGTCACTCCAATTGATAGATCAGCATTAGACAAAAGTGGTTTAGAGATATGAAGAAAGCATTTTTTTTCCTAGAGATAACACAGTTGTTTTGTATTAGTAGGAATACATACAGAAATAGCATGAGTTTACCATAGCAGCAGTAATTTCCAGAAATAACATGATTCCAACAATAGTGTAAGACCATCTCAGTATATGGAATTGGAAAATGGTAAATGTAAAGTTTATTGGACATGGAAGAGCAGCAGCCCGTCTAGACTTTTTCTATAAGATGTGGAGTCAGAAGAATAACATGTGATGCATAATTCAGCAAGAAGTAATACACACCATAATATATGACATGCAAACAAATCAAATGAGCAAAGAAAAATTGCAGCTTTAAAATTAAAGTGTTGTTTTTActatattttggaaaacaactTCATTCACAATTCCAAGTTCAATTTCAATGTAAAagttccaaataaagtgaaaaatatttggtgttcatggccaaatgcctactcaATTTAATGTCAAGAAGAAGATATGTCGAACATGTGTTGTTTCTTGGCAGCAGAATCAGTGGATAACAAAAATGAAAACCGCATAATATCACTATGGTAATTCAACAGTTTTTTATGATATTATATAGTTGTACTCTAGATTCTACAATGTAAGTTTCAACTTTTATGGTATGTCTACACTTATCGCCTTCAACATGCGAGGTTTGTACTTAGCAATGGTATACCAAAAACTAATGATAAATCTAAAAATAAGACATTATAAATACTACGGATGTTATGTAAGTCAATTGTCAAGTAAATAAGTAAATGTCGGTAATAGCAACTTCAAACAGAGAAGTGATATTCGTAACGTAAGCTAGAGAAGATTCTATGAGATGGTAACTTTAATAATGGTAATAAGTAAGGAGAAGATTCAGTTATGCGTGAAATTGTAAGACTTACATTTCCAGTAGCTTTCACTCCCTTTTGAGAGAAGTCTTGCTTTCTGTCTTCTGTCTAGCGCTGGAAGGTCTGTCTTTGGTGGGCAGGTTCTGCTGATGTGTTCGGTCAAAGCCAATGTCCATAGCCTTGCGCTTGCTTGCTTCAGCAGTGTTGGTCATTGGTGCAGTTGGTAATGGTTGGTTGGTAGGCTCTTTTTCCTCATAATTTGTGATAGCTAGCCTGTCTTGatttttggaaaataatcttTTCATTTGGATTCTGAAAGTCTTTGATCCTAATTGTTTATGCGCATTGTCAAGAAGTAGTGTTTTTCTCTACAGCGAGAAAAATTTAGTTAGTCATGATGATTGTCATAAGTTTATAAATTGCATGATATAAAATACCTGTGCATGGCAGATGTCATAAATCTCTTGTACAGTGAGGTTCAACATCTTTGTTGCTGATTGATCCGAGATGGAGGCTACTGTGCTACCAGTGTGATCCGTGACCTTAACTTCAAATTGGATTCTGTCATAAAGTTATAAAAAACAATTTGAAGTTTAATAAGTggtagcacgggcccaacatatgTTAATCATGTGTTTTTATGCACTAATAAGACTCCTCGAACATGTGTAAACATCATTTGAACGATCATATCCGAAGACTAAAATGTGATAATCTTTAAATTCGTAGGGTAGTATAATCTTTAAAACTTCATATATATAAATGGTAATTATATGTCTCTATTGTATGATATAATCTATGTTATAAGATCCtcctcttattttatttttatgtgaACTATGATAGTGCAGTAGTTTTATAGTAGTTTCAACGGTTGAGTTGAGTAATGTAAGTGTAAACATCTTTCAGTATTTCTTTAAAAGTTGAATATTTGTCGATGCTATGTTTATCAGTAATACCTGGGAATAAGTTGAGTGGATCTTTCGCATTGGATACAGTAGATTGGCCTTGGTGAAGCAGTTCTTAAAAATGGCATTTTACAATCCGAGCACGCCATGGAGCAGAAATGTTGGTCTTTATTTATCAAGGAAAGTTGACCGTCGATATAGAATATTTGTCCCTGTAAATTGATAAATTGATTTAGTTTTTGTTGAGTGAAAAAATAGTTGCAAAGAACCTCACATGTAGGTGATCAAGAATGGTCATCCTAATGTGCTGACACATAAAAAGATAAGTCCTGACCCAGCTTATTATAATCAAAATGAAGATAGATCATTTTAAAAGCTCAATTATGTCCCCTTTTTTTTCTATTTAATGAAGGGAATTAAAAAGGTTACAAGATAATCAAACTTAGATAGGTTATTCTAGTGAGCCAACAGATGAACCTAAATACTAATTCCTTTTTACACCAAAAAGAAAAATAGgattttcttttcaattttgaAATATATTATTTCTTTTCTGTAGAAAACAACACAAACTCCATTATGCAGTGAGACCCGAGAGTTTTGCAAAAAAATATCCAACAAATAATCTCCGAATAAGAAGTCATCAGAACAAATGTCTCGTCTAGCTAAACATGCCTCCTTTTTTTCAGGTGCCATAAGTTTATATAACTCCCGTCGTCGAGCTAAACATGCTTCCTTTTTTTCAGGTGCCATAACCTTATATAACTCTCGTTGcgtatcatttttttttagcatttATGGTTTTAGAAGTTTGATCTTTTTTACATTTATCGTCTGACATTGCTGCAATTTTAGTAATATTTTTCAGTAAAGAGACTTTAATGAATGATAATTTTAACAAAACAACTCAAACATTACATATTTTCTATATTCAAAGTAAATAAACAACAAATAAAGACACAGGCAAATGCCATAATTataacaacaaaataaattgaaGAAGCAATTAGACGATAATCTAACAATGCAGAAGAGTGACACTTACTTAAATCAAACAAACTGAACCTGCATATGTACAAAATTACTGCAACATAGACTCAAACCTGCAACAAATAGATCAAACGTAGAACTTATTGACATAAGCATTTGTGATTGAAAGTTTCAAATTTATAGTAATGGCAAAAATCAGACAACATTGACACTATTATGTACTTGACACAACATAAACACTATTCAAAAGTAGGCATCGATAGAAATAGAATTACAACAATAATTTGTttcacctaaagtttattaatcTTTCCTTCAAAAGCCACGAAATTCAGTCACGAAAAAAGTGAAATTGAAGAGAACATGAagagtaataaaaaaaaattaaatattgtACTTGAAGAGATGGACGACCAAGGATATAATAGTAATTTCAGTGATATGAATTAAGGATATTTTTGGTATTCCAGCAAATACTCTTTGTTCTTCCTTTAGCAGACAACTGCTTTTGGATTGTTCTTGAGCCTCATCCCCTCTTTCAATTTTCCGATTATATTGGCATTCCCGATTTTTGGTCCATATGCATTCTTCATCAATTTAATGCTATTTTTTCACTTCTCAGCTGGCTATCGCCATTTCAGGTATGAtttcctttttccctttttttttttttttttttaatttttgtcccagTGAGAACAAATGAAGAAAACGATTGAAGCACTAAATTTCACCAGTAAAAATAGTGATGCACGAAATCATTTGCTTTTAGCTTCCACTGTTGTTTGATAGAGAGTTTGGagaaagatatggaaacaatcaTCCTTTTAAGAAGCAAATTTCTATTATTCTCTATCTCTAATTATTGACACTTTGTTCCTGTCAGTAAGGGCATAAATAGTTAGAAACCGAGTCCATGTCCTTCTTACGGTTAAAGACTAATGACAGTTTGCCGTGGTTTTCTATTAGGACGATTTATCAAATCATTTAGGAAGGTGAAGAAagatctcacctgataatcattCACTCCTAATTTGAAAGTGAAGAGAACATGAACAGGCTGATAAAGTTTGTTGATAGAGCTGCTTGTTGATTTTTGATGACAGAGATTTGCTGATAGAAATTTTTGGATGATATAAATTTGTTGGTAGAGATGGATTTTGTGAGAAAGTTCAGGAAAATATTAGAAGGGGCAGGTGGAGAAGAGGAGCCTTCTGGAAATGCTGAGGCTGACTTTAC
Encoded here:
- the LOC132635000 gene encoding uncharacterized protein LOC132635000 is translated as MACSDCKMPFLRTASPRPIYCIQCERSTQLIPRIQFEVKVTDHTGSTVASISDQSATKMLNLTVQEIYDICHAQRKTLLLDNAHKQLGSKTFRIQMKRLFSKNQDRLAITNYEEKEPTNQPLPTAPMTNTAEASKRKAMDIGFDRTHQQNLPTKDRPSSARQKTESKTSLKRE